From one Deltaproteobacteria bacterium genomic stretch:
- a CDS encoding DUF503 domain-containing protein codes for MATYMRVRAAAWLAIMVVGIVRLRLYLPENRSLKGKRKVVKSICEKVRHRFNVSVAEVESQDLWQASEVGIAALGNEGGYVNSKLNKIINFVDDMCLAEIVNVELELIHL; via the coding sequence ATGGCCACTTACATGAGGGTTCGTGCTGCGGCATGGTTGGCAATAATGGTTGTGGGCATTGTCAGGTTGAGATTGTATCTGCCTGAAAACAGGTCTCTCAAAGGCAAACGGAAAGTAGTGAAAAGCATCTGCGAGAAGGTGCGGCATCGTTTCAATGTGTCTGTGGCTGAAGTGGAGTCACAGGACCTCTGGCAGGCGAGCGAGGTGGGGATTGCTGCCCTGGGCAACGAGGGCGGCTATGTGAACTCCAAGCTCAATAAGATTATAAACTTTGTAGATGATATGTGCCTGGCTGAAATAGTGAACGTTGAGTTGGAATTGATCCATTTGTGA